In Corynebacterium frankenforstense DSM 45800, the DNA window CCCTCCATGAACATCGCCCCGCCGCCGGAGATGCGTCGCACCGGTGTCACCCCGTGCTTGTCGACGCCCCGCTGGTCCAGCTCGTTGGCGTAGGACTGGTAGCTGCCGAAGACCACGGCGCGGTCCTCCCACTCCCAGAAGCGCAGCGTCGGGCCGCGCTCGCCCGAGGCGACCTGCTCGAGCAGCAGCTGGTCGAGGGCGACGTTGACGGGGCTGGGCTGGACCGTGCCGCGGATGACGGTCCAGTCGAAGTCGGTGAGGTCGCGCGCGCCGAGCACGGCGCGCCGGGTGGTCTGCGCGACGTCGTGAAGCGTGAAGCCGTGCAACTGCACGTCCATGCCCGCCAGGGCGCGCTCCAGGCGCGCCGTCAACGCGTCGGTGTCCTCGGACAGCGGGGCGCCGACCAGGGCGTCGTGAATCGCCTCGAACGCCTCCTCGGGCTCGAGGAAGAAGTCGCCGGAGACGGAGACCTCCGTGATCGCCTCGCCGTCCTCGACGGCGTCGACGACGACGAGCTTGCCGCCCGGGACCTTGCGCTCGAAGTGGTGACTTCGGGATGTGTTCGGTGAAACGTCGGACATGCCTCTCCACCATAGGAGGGAGCGGGCCCCCTGCGCCGATATATGCGGCCCGCCGCGCGTAACGTTGATTGAGGTTCACGTCATTTTGACCGCCGAGTGAAAGGACGATTCCGTGGAATCGAAAGCCTCACCCGCCTCCGGGAAGGACCGGCCGCGCACGCACCGCAACGTCGAGCGCGCCCGCCGGTTCCTCCGCGAGGTGACCTACCCGCACAGCATCCACCCGGCGCTGGTGCCGGGTGTCTCGGTCGACGACCAGAAGATCCGCTACCGCGTCGACCGGCCCATCGTGCTCACCGTCGGCGGGTTGATCATCGCCTTCGTCCTGTGGGGCATCGTCGCCCCGATGAACGTCTTCGACGTCTCCAGCGCCGCGCTCGACTGGCTGATGGTCAACCTCGGCTGGATCTTCACCGTGGTCGCCATCGGCATGGCCATCGTGCTGCTGTGCCTGGCGTTCTCGCGCTTCGGCAAGATCCCGCTCGGACTCGACGACGAGAAACCCGAGTACTCCACGCTGTCCTGGGCGGCGATGCTCTTCGCCGCCGGCATCGGCATCGCCATCATCTTCTTCGGCCCCTTCGAGCCGATGTCGCACTACCTGAGCCCCCGCCCCGGCGCCTACGAGCCGGCGACGCAGGAGGCCGTCATCGGCGCGCTGGCGCAGTCCGCCCTGCACTGGGGCGTCAACGCCTGGGCGATCTACGCCGTGGTCGGCCTGGCCGTCGCCTACGTCTCCTACCGCCGCGGGCGCGTGCCGCTGATGAGCTCGATCCTCACGCCGCTGTTCCGCAACAAGGACACCGACTCGCTGCCCGCGCGCATCATCGACGGGCTGGCCATCATCGCCACCCTCTTCGGCACCGCGGCCTCCCTGGGCCTGGGTGCCCTGCAGATCGGCACCGGATTCCAGCTGGTCACCGGCTGGTCGACGACCGGCAACACCGTCGCTCTGATCATCATCGTCGTGCTGACCTGCGGCACCATCGCCTCGGCGACCTCCGGGGTGGCCAAGGGCATCCGGTGGCTGTCCAACATCAACCTCGTGCTGGCCATGGGGCTGGCGATCTTCTTCTTCGTCGTCGGGCCCACGGCCTTCCTGGCCAACATGATCCCGGCCGTCGTCGTCGACTACGTCGGCTCCCTGCCCGAGGCGCTCTCGGCGAACATGGGCCAGGGCGAGGACATGCAGGAGTTCCTCTCCGGCTGGACCACCTTCTACTGGGCCTGGTGGGTCTCCTGGTCGCCGTTCGTCGGCGTCTTCGTGGCCAAGATCTCCAAGGGACGGACCATCCGCGAGTTCGTCCTCGGTGTGCTGTTCATCCCCGGCAGCATCATCATCCTGGCGTTCACCATCCTGGGCGGCACGGCCATCTGGCTGCAGCGCGAGAGCGGTGACATCGTGCCCGGCAACGACCCGGCGAACATGCCGCCGGCCGAGGAGATCTTCTTCATCGTGCTCGACCACCTGCCCGGCGCCCAGATCGTCGCGCCGGTGGTGCTGGTCATGCTCGCCGTCTTCTTCATCACCACCGCCGACTCGGCCTCGCTGGTCAACTCCCAGCTCAGCCAGCGCGGCAACCCCAACCCCAACCGCCTGGTCACCGCCTTCTGGGCGATCTGCATGGCCGGCATCGCCGCGGTGATCCTGCTCGCCGGCAACGAGAACGCGCTGCAGGGCCTGCAGAACTTCGTCACCGTCACCGCGCTGCCCTTCGCGGTGATCCTGATCCTGATGATGCTCGCCCTGCTGCGTGAGCTGCGCGGCGACCCGCTGGCATTGCGGCAGCGCTTCGGCGAGGAGGCGCTGGCCGGTGCCGTGCTGCACGGCGTGCGCGACTACGGCGACAACTGGATGATCTCCGTGGAGGGCAC includes these proteins:
- a CDS encoding BCCT family transporter; this encodes MTYPHSIHPALVPGVSVDDQKIRYRVDRPIVLTVGGLIIAFVLWGIVAPMNVFDVSSAALDWLMVNLGWIFTVVAIGMAIVLLCLAFSRFGKIPLGLDDEKPEYSTLSWAAMLFAAGIGIAIIFFGPFEPMSHYLSPRPGAYEPATQEAVIGALAQSALHWGVNAWAIYAVVGLAVAYVSYRRGRVPLMSSILTPLFRNKDTDSLPARIIDGLAIIATLFGTAASLGLGALQIGTGFQLVTGWSTTGNTVALIIIVVLTCGTIASATSGVAKGIRWLSNINLVLAMGLAIFFFVVGPTAFLANMIPAVVVDYVGSLPEALSANMGQGEDMQEFLSGWTTFYWAWWVSWSPFVGVFVAKISKGRTIREFVLGVLFIPGSIIILAFTILGGTAIWLQRESGDIVPGNDPANMPPAEEIFFIVLDHLPGAQIVAPVVLVMLAVFFITTADSASLVNSQLSQRGNPNPNRLVTAFWAICMAGIAAVILLAGNENALQGLQNFVTVTALPFAVILILMMLALLRELRGDPLALRQRFGEEALAGAVLHGVRDYGDNWMISVEGTADEDYAAGAAFDSTAAEYTEWYARTDEEGNRVGYDYETGEYLEEVNDSAATDGSWDPEEGESGAVDSADADDAVGPAGAVGSDDADGVAGSAGSDDAAGSAGAAGSETADGASDGEPKA
- a CDS encoding lipoyl protein ligase domain-containing protein, whose protein sequence is MSDVSPNTSRSHHFERKVPGGKLVVVDAVEDGEAITEVSVSGDFFLEPEEAFEAIHDALVGAPLSEDTDALTARLERALAGMDVQLHGFTLHDVAQTTRRAVLGARDLTDFDWTVIRGTVQPSPVNVALDQLLLEQVASGERGPTLRFWEWEDRAVVFGSYQSYANELDQRGVDKHGVTPVRRISGGGAMFMEGGNCVTYSLYVPEEAVRGLSYEESYRYLDQWVLAGLKSLGVEAWYVPINDITSTGGKIGGAAQKRVRGAVLHHTTMSYDIDADKMTEVLRIGKVKISDKGIRSAKKRVDPLRRQTGVPREQVIDALIEAFMSRYPSTSGELGEDDLAAARRLVDEKFGTDAWTHRVP